A stretch of the Hippocampus zosterae strain Florida chromosome 18, ASM2543408v3, whole genome shotgun sequence genome encodes the following:
- the wdr91 gene encoding WD repeat-containing protein 91 isoform X5, whose protein sequence is MGSAVQRTDEHVREYLLYRGFTNTLKNLDSEIKADKDKGFRVDKIIDQLLQFIHGFDLSGLKDYWLYLDRRLFCRLEDVYRSTVNKLRASLYRYYVINTIQRGNLEKTQEFFQKQAIELQGQAEWRDWFILPFIPAPEQNPAFAPYFSRQWSDTFLVSLHNFLSVLFQCMPQPVLLSFDAEVQKTTSLTEENEQLRQQVFALQTESRDQKAGDEAVHHKLPLYVQNMDRLGDTELDLVSSQRAVSVVTTPSRNFFSTFLPQGRRTPGGKAQQGTSVSSPSQAAVGRKDQPTSQVTMSNTLEAVGAILQSSKAKDAVQVKEAKAACSQVATGESSQSQPANQPTHLRHKKIQVHEKERKELFSKASPQTNHLNVSLQFQEKKGEVAEAEPPNETSVEAPDSSPSYGRSGGGGAEEGVGLAAEQPFIKLSQEEYGEHHSSIMHCRVDCSGRRVASLDVDGVIKVWSFNPIMQTKATIMSKSPLLSLEWATKPDRLLLLGSGVGTVRLYDTEAKKNLYEMNIDETHPRILSLACSPSGSSFVCSAAAVHRSGPAEPAHRLPTQLSGQLLLWDTKTVKQQLQFSLEPEPVAINCTAFNHNGNLLVTGAADGVIRLFDMQQYESAMSWRAHDGEVYSVEFSYDENTVFSVGEDGKFIQWNIHRCGVKQSEQVLPQDATGPFVLSGYSGYKQVFSHPLECFEKQLQAQTETRSFKEDIVKNRAPWGPLHLKFPTPVCPCGEHK, encoded by the exons ATGGGTTCCGCGGTGCAGAGAACAGATGAACATGTGCGGGAATATCTGCTCTATCGTGGCTTCACCAACACTCTGAAAAACTTGGACAGTGAAATAAAAGCTGACAAGGACAAAGGGTTCAGG GTGGACAAGATCATTGATCAGCTGCTGCAGTTCATCCACGGCTTTGACCTGTCTGGCCTGAAAGACTACTGGCTCTACTTGGACCGCCGCCTTTTCTGCAGACTGGAGGATGTTTACCGATCCACTGTCAACAAACTAAGAGCTAGCCTGTACAGATACTACGTTATCAACACCATCCAG AGAGGAAACCTGGAGAAGACTCAGGAGTTTTTCCAGAAGCAGGCTATCGAGCTGCAGGGTCAAGCCGAGTGGCGAGACTGGTTCATCTTGCCGTTTATTCCTGcacctgaacagaacccggcgTTTGCTCCGTATTTCTCCCGCCAGTGGTCCGACACCTTCCTGGTTTCCCTGCACAACTTCCTTTCGGTGCTCTTCCAGTGTATGC CCCAACCAGTGTTGCTGAGTTTTGATGCTGAAGTCCAGAAGACAACAAGCCTCACTGAGGAGAATGAGCAGCTTCGTCAGCAG GTCTTTGCCTTGCAAACGGAGAGTCGAGACCAGAAGGCCGGAGACGAGGCGGTCCATCACAAGCTGCCGTTGTATGTTCAGAACATGGACCGGCTGGGAGATACTGAGCT CGACTTAGTGTCAAGCCAGCGGGCTGTCAGTGTTGTCACCACACCATCCAGGAACTTCTTCTCAACATTCCTACCGCAAGGTCGCCGCACCCCTGGAGGGAAAGCGCAACAGGGAACTTCGGTATCCTCGCCGAGCCAGGCGGCCGTCGGCAGAAAGGACCAACCGACGAGTCAGGTGACAATGTCAAATACTTTGGAGGCCGTTGGCGCCATTTTACAG TCTTCAAAGGCCAAGGATGCGGTCCAAGTCAAAGAAGCGAAAGCCGCCTGCAGTCAAGTAGCAACCGGTGAAAGTTCTCAATCCCAACCCGCCAACCAGCCAACGCATTTACGACACAAGAAAATTCAAGTTCACgagaaggagcggaaggagctTTTCTCAAAAGCGTCGCCGCAG ACCAaccatttgaatgtttctcttCAGTTCCAAGAGAAAAAGGGGGAGGTGGCGGAGGCGGAGCCTCCAAACGAGACCTCAGTCGAAGCTCCCGACTCTTCCCCTTCGTACGGCAGGAGCGGAGGAGGGGGCGCAGAAGAAGGCGTGGGGCTCGCCGCAGAACAGCCATTTATCAAACTCAGCCAGGAGGAATATGGAGAACATCATTCCTCCATCATGCATTGCAG GGTCGATTGCTCCGGTCGCAGAGTGGCCAGTTTAGACGTGGACGGTGTCATTAAG GTGTGGTCCTTCAATCCGATCATGCAGACCAAAGCAACCATCATGTCCAAGTCTCCTCTGCTGTCCCTCGAGTGGGCCACCAAGCCCGACCGATTG cTGTTACTCGGCAGCGGCGTTGGCACGGTCCGCCTGTACGATACGGAAGCCAAGAAGAATCTGTATGAGATGAACATTGATGAAACGCATCCGCG catCTTGTCATTGGCCTGCAGCCCCAGCGGTTCGTCCTTTGTCTGTTCAGCTGCGGCCGTCCACAGAAGCGGACCGGCCGAGCCTGCTCATCGTCTCCCCACGCAGCTGTCCGGGCAGTTGTTGCTTTGGGACACCAAGACGGTCAAACAGCAG CTCCAGTTCTCTTTGgaacccgaaccggtcgccaTTAACTGCACGGCCTTCAACCACAATGGAAATTTGTTGGTCACCGGTGCCGCAGACGGAGTCATCAGACTCTTCG ACATGCAGCAGTACGAGAGCGCCATGAGTTGGAGGGCACACGACGGCGAGGTTTACAGTGTGGAATTCAGCTACGACGAAAACACCGTCTTTAGCGTCGGAGAAGATGGCAAG TTCATCCAGTGGAACATCCACCGGTGTGGCGTCAAGCAGTCGGAGCAGGTTTTACCTCAAGATGCCACTGGGCCCTTCGTCCTCTCCGGGTACAGCGGATATAAGCAG GTTTTTAGTCATCCACTTGAGTGCTTTGAAAAACAGCTTCAAGCACAAACAGAAACGAGAAGCTTCAAGGAAGACATTGTGAAGAACCGTGCGCCTTGGGGGCCTCTCCATCTCAAATTCCCAACCCCAGTATGTCCCTGTGgggaacataaataa